Within Pseudomonas cichorii, the genomic segment TTTGCCTTCCGTGATCCGCCTGTACAACGAGCGATACCCCAAGATCCGCATCCGGCTGCTGGACCTCAGTGCCAATGAGGGGCTGGAAGCCGTGTTGCGAGGGGAGGCCGATTTCGGCATCAACATGATGAGCGGGCAACACCCGGATATCGAGTTCGTGCCCCTTGTCAAAGAGCCTTTCGTGCTCGCCTGCCGACGCGACCATGAGCTGGCAAAGCGGGAGTCGGTTGCCTGGATCGAACTCAGTGAATATCGCCTGATCGGCGTTGGCCGCCTGAGCGGCAACCGGATGATTCTCGACCATGCGCTGGCCGGCCTGAGCTGGCGACCCAAGTGGTTCTATGAAGTGCAGCACCTGTCGACATCGCTGGGTATGGTCGAAGCCGGGCTGGGCATATCCGCCATGCCCAGCCTGGCCATGCCGGCCGAAGGGCATCCGACGCTGGTCAGCGTTCCGCTGGTAGATCCGGTGGTGGATCGAACCCTGGGGCTGGTTTCCCGGCGCGGCGCGTCACTGTCGCCTGCTGCCGAAAAGTTCGTAGCGATGTTGCTGGAGCAATGGCCTCAGTAAGACCGCAGACGCAGTATCCGTGCACCATCGAACGGATCGGTCAGCCAGTGGGCCCTGACGCCGAAAGTGCTATGCAGGCGCTCAGGTGTCAGCACATCCACAGGTTTGCCGAGTGCGACCATCTGGCCGTTTTCCATCACCGCCACACGGTCACATTCCAGCGCCTGATTGAGGTCGTGCAGAGCAATGACGGTGGTGACAGGCAACGACTTGATCA encodes:
- a CDS encoding LysR family transcriptional regulator codes for the protein MEYELQDIRSFVKIAELGSFHEAAEVLHISQPALTRRIKKLEQGLGTSLLDRTTRRVSLTSVGRDFFPKARRLLDDFEDSILNIRELAERQIGQVTLACIPTAAFYFLPSVIRLYNERYPKIRIRLLDLSANEGLEAVLRGEADFGINMMSGQHPDIEFVPLVKEPFVLACRRDHELAKRESVAWIELSEYRLIGVGRLSGNRMILDHALAGLSWRPKWFYEVQHLSTSLGMVEAGLGISAMPSLAMPAEGHPTLVSVPLVDPVVDRTLGLVSRRGASLSPAAEKFVAMLLEQWPQ